aaaaaaatgaaaaataattcaatatattGTTGAAGGGGATAGTTTtgggaaacaaataaatatttgggACCAACAAGTATTCTATTAATAGATTTGGTGATCACATCATTTGGTGGCAGAGAACAAAAATGGGCAAGTTCAAGGATCCAAAAACATTGTGGGAACCACCAACCACCAAAATTTTGGAAGTGACTCCATTTGAATGTGGAGGAGTTGTTTAGCTCCTCAAATCTCTGAAGTCTTAACACTTAAGACACTTAACCCACAAAATCTTCAATTCCACTTTTAAGTATTCTTAATactttcttaatattttaagtCATATCTACTAAAACAATTGTAGTAACAGTACAGCACCAGAAACATGCAGacgattttatttttcttagaaaatttATGATCAAAACATGTATGCAATTACGATTTTCTTCgcataatttgttttccttgGAACAACTGCAATAAAAGAGTGAAAAAAGAGTCTGCAAAACAACTGTAAGCAAGATTTCGTAACTTTGAAATTCAGGAAGAAAATTGTTACTGAACATTAAATCAAAGAGAACACATAAATTTTCTCCAGGGGATATGACCAAAGGTATTTAGTGATACCTTGAACTTTGAAAAAATCtaattacttttcttctttttacaaattatCCCAAACTTAACTCAGGCCTTACATTCAAAGCCAAAACCTGTCTCTTCAAAGTTCTAACATGGAGGAGACCAAGCGATTATCTATGAGATTCACTGTCGGAGAATCTGTTGAAGCTGAAGGACTTGGTTTCTCTGTTCTGGTGGCAGCAGATTGATCTGCTCTGGTGTAAGGCTCATCACTTGTTGAAGTAGTGCCTTCTCCATCTCTGCAGATATCTGCACAagtaagaaaaacacaatcatcagcaaaaaataacaaaagctCTTTGCTCTGTAATCAGAAATTCTCATTTTGAATTCCGGCAAAAGACAACTACAACATCTACTGGAAAGGAACGTcgaatttgattgatttgggGGGGCTAATAAAACTACAGAGTCATCGACATGAATATACATCCTAGCAGTAACAGCGGTTCAATGGCTGTGCCTTGCagttaaaagataaattaccGGTGCAGGGCGAGGTGGTGGGCCACCTCCAGGCCCAACTTGGCTTGGTGGAGGCACCGGTCCTAAGCCTGGCAGATGAGTAATGTTCGAGCTCTCTGATTGGCCAGCCATCCAAGAAGGACCTCTGTCTTGAGCCATCAGACCTGCTAATTGGTTATTGTTGTAGTCTCCACGATATTGACCTCCTCCCTGAAACAATAAACAAGATTACAAGCAGTGAGACccaaaagcaaaaccaaaaagatgtAGAGTTTCCATTTAGATGATTTATTAATCTAAAGCAGAACATGATTTTAACGGAATCAGAACTAGAAGTCTAGAAATATGATGATAGCTTGACAATgaaaaaagatgagaagaatTATTGCCAGAAGAAATCATTTCTCATATCTGATTAAGAATAACAATGATAGATGTTTGAGAGAATTCTCATTAAAGGGTAATCTCTACTCGTTGAAGGTGTAGTGCTCGGAAGAAAGCACATAGATAAAGCAACATAATTTCATACTCAGTCtgcaaaacatcaaacatatCGCCTAAAGGTCAAAAAGTAAGAGTATCAATACCTGATATGTTGGCTGACTAGGCAGATGTGGCTGTCCCTGCGGGAATTGAGGTCCACCGGAAGCAGGGGGTCTGTTGCCTGACTGCAAAATTGGCTCAAATAACGAGTTCTAGTCAGTCAAAAACTTCATAATTCACAATGAGGGAAATAAAAGGAAACCGACAATAGCtactcataagtcataactcTGACTCACATGATACATGGGTTGAGAAAGATGCTGAGTAGGTGCGCCATGGTGCTGAAATCCAGTGTTTGGACCAGTTTGAGCTTGTCcatattgatgatgatatggTCTAGACTGTTGCTGTGCCACATGAGGACCTCCACCAGAGTGCATTGGTTGTTGTTGCAACTGAGTGGAGGAAGCTGGTATATCAAGATGATGAAAAGGAGGTTGCTGGGATGTTGGATGATGGGAAGCCGGAGGAGGCGCGTTTTGAACTTGAGAAGACTGTGGATGAGACATAGAAGTGACAGCAGGATTCAGATGTCCCTGACGCTGGGGATGCGAAAAACGAGGCTGTGATTGAGCACTATTTGCAGAAACAGAAGGCGGTGGTGGAGGCATAGGCATTGGTTGTGGTGTTGGGTGTTTTCGAATCGGGGCTTGTGGCTGCATCGTATTGGCTGGCTCATGTACACTGCCACCGCCTTGGAAAGAAGACATATGAGCTTGAACGTTTGGCTTTGGCGGGATAGATTGATGAGATTGTTGAGGTTGTTGTACAGCTTGTGGCTCAACTTTCGGAGTCTAATAGAAAcagatttttgtaaaatttaagaTGCTTGAAATGAAATCTATTAACAAAATGACTTAAGAGG
This sequence is a window from Arabidopsis thaliana chromosome 1 sequence. Protein-coding genes within it:
- the ESP1 gene encoding hydroxyproline-rich glycoprotein family protein, which encodes MLGMVQPPQVTPKVEPQAVQQPQQSHQSIPPKPNVQAHMSSFQGGGSVHEPANTMQPQAPIRKHPTPQPMPMPPPPPSVSANSAQSQPRFSHPQRQGHLNPAVTSMSHPQSSQVQNAPPPASHHPTSQQPPFHHLDIPASSTQLQQQPMHSGGGPHVAQQQSRPYHHQYGQAQTGPNTGFQHHGAPTQHLSQPMYHSGNRPPASGGPQFPQGQPHLPSQPTYQGGGQYRGDYNNNQLAGLMAQDRGPSWMAGQSESSNITHLPGLGPVPPPSQVGPGGGPPPRPAPISAEMEKALLQQVMSLTPEQINLLPPEQRNQVLQLQQILRQ
- the ESP1 gene encoding hydroxyproline-rich glycoprotein family protein (ENHANCED SILENCING PHENOTYPE 1 (ESP1); BEST Arabidopsis thaliana protein match is: cleavage stimulating factor 64 (TAIR:AT1G71800.1); Has 17088 Blast hits to 12613 proteins in 677 species: Archae - 8; Bacteria - 992; Metazoa - 8093; Fungi - 4211; Plants - 1941; Viruses - 196; Other Eukaryotes - 1647 (source: NCBI BLink).), with product MAGKQIGGDGGLPANLAGMTKSQLYDIMSQMKTLIDQNHQQAREILIRNPLLTKALFQAQIMLGMVQPPQVTPKVEPQAVQQPQQSHQSIPPKPNVQAHMSSFQGGGSVHEPANTMQPQAPIRKHPTPQPMPMPPPPPSVSANSAQSQPRFSHPQRQGHLNPAVTSMSHPQSSQVQNAPPPASHHPTSQQPPFHHLDIPASSTQLQQQPMHSGGGPHVAQQQSRPYHHQYGQAQTGPNTGFQHHGAPTQHLSQPMYHSGNRPPASGGPQFPQGQPHLPSQPTYQGGGQYRGDYNNNQLAGLMAQDRGPSWMAGQSESSNITHLPGLGPVPPPSQVGPGGGPPPRPAPISAEMEKALLQQVMSLTPEQINLLPPEQRNQVLQLQQILRQ